In Calditerrivibrio sp., the following proteins share a genomic window:
- a CDS encoding formyltransferase family protein, whose amino-acid sequence MNNYILFSSQLFLDYLLPLFMDHGISLPIFTYKNEVHRKSLRKIEDLYGSYFEIHFLELSKYLDFIEKYKISNEKNLILLDWNKDFFDITPHHNAFFCQPALLPMYRGYGAITEQFLRGVSVGGVTFYRPSEITDAGDIVYQKEIRIAFEDYPEDYIMKVCNEIVSVISNIDLKKLPSKPQNELLSFSLSRIRRKNAIIDFRADALSIYNHIRAYSRPFFGAFCYLENEKITVFKAKPEKWQGDYGYPGEVLTINDYGAEVACGSGTVLLMDIDVEKVVLKKSCVLNKYLKID is encoded by the coding sequence GTGAATAATTATATCTTATTTTCGTCACAGCTTTTTTTAGATTATCTTTTGCCGTTGTTTATGGATCATGGTATCTCGTTGCCGATATTTACCTATAAAAATGAGGTGCATAGAAAAAGCTTGAGAAAGATAGAAGATTTATACGGTAGTTACTTTGAGATCCATTTTTTAGAACTATCGAAATATTTGGATTTTATTGAGAAGTATAAAATAAGTAATGAAAAGAATCTTATATTGCTGGATTGGAATAAAGATTTTTTTGATATAACACCCCATCACAATGCTTTTTTTTGTCAACCTGCTTTGTTACCCATGTATAGAGGTTATGGTGCTATAACAGAGCAGTTTTTGCGGGGTGTTTCTGTGGGTGGGGTTACTTTTTATAGACCTTCAGAAATAACGGATGCTGGTGATATTGTATACCAAAAGGAGATCAGGATAGCTTTTGAGGATTATCCGGAAGATTACATAATGAAAGTTTGTAATGAGATAGTTAGTGTCATATCTAACATCGATTTAAAAAAGCTACCCTCTAAACCTCAAAATGAGTTGCTATCTTTTTCTTTAAGTAGAATCAGAAGAAAAAACGCTATTATAGATTTTAGAGCTGATGCTTTATCAATATACAATCATATAAGGGCATACAGTAGACCTTTTTTTGGTGCTTTTTGCTATTTAGAAAATGAAAAGATCACTGTATTTAAGGCTAAACCTGAAAAGTGGCAGGGTGATTATGGATATCCTGGTGAGGTACTCACTATAAATGATTATGGTGCAGAGGTGGCTTGTGGGAGTGGTACGGTTTTGTTAATGGATATTGATGTTGAAAAAGTTGTTTTGAAAAAGTCATGTGTATTAAATAAATATCTTAAAATCGATTGA